A genomic region of Canis aureus isolate CA01 chromosome 16, VMU_Caureus_v.1.0, whole genome shotgun sequence contains the following coding sequences:
- the GJC1 gene encoding gap junction gamma-1 protein: MSWSFLTRLLEEIHNHSTFVGKIWLTVLIVFRIVLTAVGGESIYYDEQSKFVCNTEQPGCENVCYDAFAPLSHVRFWVFQIILVATPSVMYLGYAIHKIAKMEHGEADKKAARSKPYAMRWKQHRALEETEEDHEEDPMMYPEMELESEKENKEQNQPKPKHDGRRRIREDGLMKIYVLQLLARTVFEVGFLIGQYFLYGFQVHPFYVCSRLPCPHKIDCFISRPTEKTIFLLIMYGVTGLCLLLNIWEMLHLGFGTIRDSLNSKRRELEDPGAYNYPFTWNTPSAPPGYNIAVKPDQIQYTELSNAKIAYKQNKANIAQEQQYGSHEENLPADLETLQREIKMAQERLDLAIQAYSHQNNPHGPREKKAKVGSKAGSNKSSASSKSGDGKTSVWI, translated from the coding sequence ATGAGTTGGAGCTTCCTGACTCGCCTGCTAGAGGAGATCCACAACCATTCCACATTTGTGGGGAAGATCTGGCTCACTGTATTGATTGTCTTTCGGATTGTCCTTACAGCTGTAGGAGGGGAGTCCATCTATTACGATGAGCAAAGCAAATTTGTATGTAACACAGAGCAGCCAGGCTGTGAAAATGTCTGCTATGATGCTTTTGCACCCCTCTCCCACGTGCGCTTCTGGGTATTCCAGATCATCCTGGTGGCAACCCCCTCAGTGATGTACCTGGGCTATGCCATTCATAAGATTGCCAAAATGGAGCATGGAGAAGCAGACAAGAAGGCAGCTCGGAGCAAACCGTATGCAATGCGTTGGAAACAGCACCGGGCTCttgaagaaacagaagaggacCATGAAGAGGATCCCATGATgtatccagaaatggaattggaaagtgaaaaagaaaataaggagcaGAACCAACCTAAACCCAAGCATGATGGCCGACGGCGGATTCGGGAGGATGGGCTTATGAAAATCTACGTGCTGCAGTTGCTTGCAAGGACCGTATTTGAGGTGGGTTTTCTGATAGGGCAGTATTTTCTGTATGGCTTCCAAGTCCACCCATTTTATGTGTGCAGCAGACTTCCTTGCCCTCATAAAATAGACTGCTTTATTTCTAGACCTACTGAAAAGACCATCTTCCTTCTAATAATGTATGGTGTTACAGGCCTTTGCCTGTTGCTTAACATTTGGGAAATGCTTCATTTAGGGTTTGGGACAATTCGAGACTCACTAAACAGTAAAAGGAGGGAACTGGAAGATCCGGGTGCTTATAATTATCCTTTCACTTGGAATACACCATCTGCTCCCCCTGGCTATAACATTGCCGTCAAACCAGATCAGATCCAGTACACCGAACTGTCCAATGCTAAGATTGCCTACAAGCAAAACAAGGCCAACATCGCCCAGGAACAACAGTATGGCAGCCACGAGGAGAACCTCCCcgctgacctggagactctgcaGCGGGAGATTAAAATGGCTCAGGAACGCTTGGATCTAGCAATCCAGGCCTACAGTCACCAAAACAACCCCCACGGACCCcgggaaaaaaaagccaaagtggGGTCCAAAGCTGGGTCCAACAAGAGCAGTGCTAGTAGCAAATCAGGAGATGGGAAGACCTCCGTCTGGATTTAG